Proteins encoded by one window of Actinocorallia herbida:
- a CDS encoding adenylate/guanylate cyclase domain-containing protein, translating into MGRLLTRVLDGRAGASREQVERRTRRLVLSSVVVANIGGALVVLALAIVVLPDPVDLADAEALRRLNTGLLLAYLAVAIVVGVAWGLRMFRPVRRLMLTGRRLEDEERRLMLRAPLRMMRVHVALWGPAGVGWALINLWFSPLMALKVGLTCLLGGLTTCTIIYLLTERLLRRAVTDALSTRIPDESGVPGVVARLVLAWTLGTAVPVLGLLIFGAVTLLGANVTARQMAWVAVALGATALIVGVAVTFLIAQAVAAPIDSVRQAIGRVERGDLDVEVPVYDGSQIGRLQAGFNHMVAGLREREQIQDLFGRQVGEDVARLTLEQGVELGGELRDVCVIFVDLVGSTRLAATRPPIEVVGLLNEFFAVVVEVVEEHGGWINKFEGDAALAVFGAPSPLDDAPTRTLAAARTMAARLAAEVPEVTAAVGVSGGEVVAGHIGALHRFEYTVIGDPVNEAARLTELAKTTPALLLAAAPVLDAAAPTEAAHWYITGETTVRGRTRPTRTATLTTDRRPA; encoded by the coding sequence ATGGGGCGGTTGCTGACACGGGTGCTGGACGGGCGGGCCGGGGCGTCCAGGGAACAGGTCGAGCGGCGCACGCGGCGGCTCGTGCTGTCCAGCGTGGTGGTGGCGAACATCGGCGGCGCGCTGGTGGTGCTGGCGCTGGCGATCGTGGTGCTGCCCGATCCGGTGGACCTCGCCGACGCGGAGGCGCTGCGCCGGCTCAACACCGGGCTGCTGCTCGCGTACCTGGCAGTGGCGATCGTGGTCGGCGTCGCCTGGGGACTGCGCATGTTCCGGCCGGTGCGGCGGCTGATGCTCACCGGCCGGCGGCTGGAGGACGAGGAGCGCCGGCTGATGCTGCGCGCGCCGCTGCGCATGATGCGCGTGCACGTCGCGCTGTGGGGGCCCGCCGGGGTCGGCTGGGCGCTGATCAACCTGTGGTTCTCGCCGCTGATGGCGCTCAAGGTCGGCCTTACCTGCCTGCTGGGCGGGCTGACCACCTGCACGATCATCTACCTGCTCACCGAGCGGCTGCTGCGCCGGGCCGTCACCGACGCGCTGAGCACCCGGATCCCTGACGAGTCCGGCGTTCCCGGCGTGGTGGCGCGGCTGGTCTTGGCCTGGACGCTCGGCACGGCGGTGCCGGTCCTCGGCCTGCTGATCTTCGGTGCCGTCACCCTGCTCGGCGCGAACGTCACCGCCCGTCAGATGGCCTGGGTGGCGGTGGCGCTGGGCGCGACGGCGCTGATCGTCGGCGTCGCGGTCACGTTCCTGATCGCCCAGGCCGTCGCCGCGCCGATCGACTCGGTGCGGCAGGCGATCGGCCGGGTCGAGCGGGGCGACCTCGACGTCGAGGTGCCCGTGTACGACGGCAGCCAGATCGGCAGGCTCCAGGCAGGGTTCAACCACATGGTCGCCGGGCTGCGCGAGCGCGAACAGATCCAGGACCTGTTCGGCCGCCAGGTCGGCGAGGACGTCGCCCGCCTCACCCTGGAGCAGGGCGTCGAGCTGGGCGGAGAGCTCCGGGACGTCTGCGTCATCTTCGTCGACCTCGTCGGCTCGACCCGGCTCGCCGCCACCCGGCCGCCGATCGAGGTCGTCGGGCTGCTGAACGAGTTCTTCGCGGTCGTCGTCGAGGTGGTCGAGGAGCACGGCGGCTGGATCAACAAGTTCGAGGGCGACGCCGCCCTCGCCGTCTTCGGCGCCCCCTCACCGCTCGACGACGCGCCGACGCGCACCCTGGCCGCGGCCCGCACGATGGCCGCGCGGCTGGCCGCCGAGGTGCCCGAGGTGACCGCGGCCGTCGGCGTCTCCGGCGGCGAGGTCGTCGCCGGCCACATCGGCGCCCTCCACCGCTTCGAGTACACCGTCATCGGCGACCCGGTCAACGAGGCCGCCCGCCTCACCGAACTCGCCAAGACCACCCCCGCCCTCCTCCTGGCCGCCGCTCCGGTTCTCGACGCCGCCGCCCCCACCGAAGCCGCCCACTGGTACATAACCGGCGAAACCACCGTGCGCGGCCGCACCCGCCCCACCCGCACCGCCACCCTGACGACCGACCGGCGACCCGCATAG
- a CDS encoding IS3 family transposase (programmed frameshift), with the protein MARSKRNYSPEYRQEAARLVVDSSRPIAQVAKELGINAGTLANWVSAYRREHAGEEAPLTLDERVRLKEQEREIQELKMELEFGKKSGVVLRSGAAVTSKYEFIDAEYANPSVVIGDRSPAIVQMCAWLGVSRSGFYEWRSRPESATARRRDELKAWVRHFFDVSDGTYGYRRIHTDLVEQGVPAGPELVRSVMRELGLEPCQPRPWRVGLTEQDGQAHHVPDLVQRDFTASAPGEKLVGDITYVETWEGWIYLATVIDCYSRAVIGWAIGEDYKTPLIEKAIGMAARNHRLAESAIFHSDRGSNYMSRQFAETLRRLRLRQSTGRTGVCWDNALAESFFAALKNERVHRTEYPTREHARRDIIKYIELWYNPRRRHSALGNKSPAQVHTEYLNSQLSA; encoded by the exons TTGGCTCGTTCGAAGAGGAATTACTCTCCTGAATATCGGCAGGAAGCCGCCAGGTTGGTGGTGGATTCTTCCCGTCCGATCGCACAGGTCGCGAAGGAGCTCGGCATCAATGCCGGGACTCTGGCGAATTGGGTGAGTGCGTACCGGCGTGAGCATGCCGGGGAAGAGGCTCCTTTGACGCTCGATGAGCGGGTGCGCCTGAAGGAGCAGGAACGCGAGATCCAGGAACTCAAGATGGAGCTCGAGTTCG GTAAAAAAAGCGGCGTTGTACTTCGCTCGGGAGCAGCGGTGACCTCGAAGTACGAGTTCATCGACGCGGAGTACGCCAACCCTTCGGTCGTCATCGGCGATAGATCGCCGGCAATCGTTCAGATGTGCGCATGGCTGGGTGTCTCGCGCTCGGGATTCTACGAATGGAGAAGCCGGCCGGAGTCGGCGACCGCGCGGCGCCGCGATGAGCTGAAGGCGTGGGTGAGGCACTTCTTCGACGTTTCCGATGGGACGTACGGGTATCGGCGGATCCACACCGATCTGGTGGAACAGGGCGTGCCCGCCGGGCCGGAGCTCGTCCGCTCGGTCATGCGGGAGCTGGGGCTGGAGCCCTGCCAGCCCAGGCCATGGCGCGTCGGGCTGACCGAGCAGGACGGCCAGGCCCACCACGTGCCCGACCTCGTGCAGCGCGACTTCACCGCGTCCGCCCCCGGCGAAAAACTCGTCGGCGACATCACCTACGTCGAAACATGGGAGGGCTGGATCTATCTGGCGACGGTGATCGACTGCTATTCCAGAGCCGTCATCGGCTGGGCGATCGGCGAGGACTACAAGACCCCGCTGATCGAGAAGGCGATCGGCATGGCGGCCCGAAACCACCGGCTGGCCGAAAGCGCGATATTTCACAGCGACCGCGGAAGCAATTACATGTCCAGGCAGTTCGCCGAGACCCTGCGGCGCCTCCGGCTACGGCAATCGACCGGGCGGACCGGAGTCTGCTGGGATAACGCACTCGCGGAATCCTTCTTCGCCGCACTGAAGAACGAGCGCGTCCATCGGACGGAATATCCCACTCGAGAACACGCACGCCGGGACATCATCAAATACATCGAGCTCTGGTATAATCCCCGGCGACGGCATTCAGCACTCGGCAACAAGAGCCCGGCCCAGGTTCACACTGAGTACCTGAACTCCCAGCTCTCAGCGTGA